A DNA window from Mycolicibacter hiberniae contains the following coding sequences:
- the ilvD gene encoding dihydroxy-acid dehydratase has translation MNSGSTTPTGASVDIKPRSRDVTDGLEKTAARGMLRAVGMGDDDFAKPQIGVASSWNEITPCNLSLDRLAKAAKEGVLEAGGYPLEFGTISVSDGISMGHEGMHFSLVSREVIADSVETVMCAERLDGSVLLAGCDKSLPGMLMAAARLDLASVFLYAGSTMPGYAKLSDGTEREVTIIDAFEAVGACSRGLMSAEDVDIIERSICPGEGACGGMYTANTMASAAEALGMSLPGSASPPAIDRRRDGYARASGAAVVELLRRGITARDILTKEAFENAIAVVMAFGGSTNAVLHLLAIAHEAQVDLTLADFSRVGAKVPHLADVKPFGAHVMYDIDKIGGVPVMLKTLLEAGLLHGDCLTVTGKTMAENIAELNPPVVDGKVLHALTNPIHPTGGITILRGSLAPEGAVVKSAGFDTDVFEGTARVFDGERAALDALEDGTISAGDAVVIRYEGPKGGPGMREMLAITGAIKGAGLGKDVLLLTDGRFSGGTTGLCVGHIAPEAVDGGPVAFLRDGDKIRLDVANATLDVVADPEEFASRAAGFTPPPPRYTTGVLAKYRKLVGSAAIGAVCG, from the coding sequence GTGAATTCTGGGAGCACCACCCCCACCGGGGCGTCCGTCGACATCAAACCGCGCAGTCGTGACGTCACCGACGGCCTGGAGAAGACCGCCGCTCGCGGGATGCTGCGCGCCGTCGGCATGGGCGACGACGACTTCGCCAAACCCCAGATCGGCGTGGCCTCGTCATGGAACGAGATCACGCCCTGCAACCTCTCGCTGGACCGGCTGGCCAAAGCCGCCAAGGAAGGCGTGCTGGAGGCCGGCGGCTACCCGCTGGAGTTCGGCACCATCTCGGTCTCCGACGGCATCTCCATGGGCCATGAGGGCATGCACTTCTCCCTGGTGTCCCGCGAGGTGATCGCCGACAGCGTCGAGACGGTGATGTGCGCCGAGCGGCTGGACGGCTCGGTGCTGCTGGCCGGCTGCGACAAGTCGCTGCCCGGGATGCTGATGGCCGCGGCCCGCCTCGACCTGGCCTCGGTGTTCCTCTACGCGGGATCGACCATGCCGGGCTACGCGAAGCTGTCCGACGGGACCGAGCGCGAGGTGACGATCATCGACGCGTTCGAGGCGGTGGGCGCCTGTTCGCGCGGACTGATGTCTGCCGAGGACGTCGACATCATCGAGCGATCGATCTGCCCCGGCGAGGGCGCCTGCGGCGGTATGTACACCGCCAACACGATGGCCAGTGCGGCTGAGGCGCTGGGGATGTCCCTGCCGGGCAGCGCGTCTCCGCCGGCGATCGACCGGCGCCGCGACGGGTATGCGCGTGCCAGCGGGGCCGCTGTGGTGGAGCTGCTGCGCCGGGGGATCACCGCCCGGGACATCTTGACCAAGGAGGCGTTCGAGAACGCGATCGCGGTGGTGATGGCGTTCGGCGGATCGACCAATGCGGTGCTGCACCTGCTGGCGATCGCCCACGAGGCGCAGGTGGATCTGACCCTGGCCGACTTCTCCCGAGTCGGGGCAAAGGTCCCGCATCTGGCGGACGTCAAGCCATTCGGCGCGCACGTCATGTACGACATCGACAAGATCGGCGGCGTTCCGGTCATGCTCAAGACGCTGCTGGAAGCGGGCCTGTTGCACGGCGACTGCCTGACGGTCACCGGCAAGACGATGGCGGAGAACATCGCCGAGCTCAATCCGCCGGTCGTGGACGGCAAGGTGCTGCACGCGCTGACCAACCCGATCCACCCGACCGGCGGTATCACGATTCTGCGCGGGTCGTTGGCGCCGGAGGGCGCAGTGGTCAAGTCCGCGGGCTTTGACACCGACGTGTTCGAGGGCACCGCACGGGTTTTCGATGGCGAGCGTGCAGCCCTCGACGCCCTGGAAGACGGCACGATCAGCGCCGGCGATGCGGTGGTGATCCGCTACGAGGGCCCCAAGGGCGGCCCGGGGATGCGGGAGATGCTGGCGATCACCGGCGCGATCAAGGGCGCCGGCCTCGGCAAAGACGTGCTGCTGCTGACCGACGGCCGCTTCTCCGGTGGCACCACCGGTTTGTGCGTCGGCCACATCGCCCCCGAGGCGGTGGACGGCGGACCGGTGGCGTTCCTGCGGGACGGCGACAAGATCCGCCTGGACGTCGCCAACGCGACGCTGGACGTGGTTGCCGACCCCGAGGAATTCGCGTCCCGCGCGGCCGGCTTTACGCCGCCGCCGCCGCGCTACACCACCGGCGTACTGGCCAAGTACCGCAAGCTGGTGGGCTCTGCGGCCATCGGCGCGGTCTGCGGCTGA
- the mymT gene encoding copper-binding metallothionein MymT, whose amino-acid sequence MANYEDGAVLTCGHDGCGCRVRVESACHCPGADVSYRCTCGEELVPISE is encoded by the coding sequence ATGGCGAATTACGAGGATGGAGCCGTGTTGACGTGTGGTCATGACGGCTGCGGATGCCGCGTCCGGGTCGAGTCCGCGTGTCACTGCCCGGGCGCCGACGTCAGCTACCGATGCACCTGCGGTGAGGAGTTGGTTCCGATCAGCGAATAA
- a CDS encoding DUF2786 domain-containing protein, whose amino-acid sequence MSPDDKMLARIAALLRQAEGTDNAHEADAFMAAAQRLATATSIDLAVARAHSANRTAATAPVQRTITIGSPGTKGLRTYVQLFVGIAAANDVRCDVAMNSTYVYAYGFAEDIDATHALYASLVVQMVRASDAYIATGAHRPTPTITARLNFHLAFGARVAQRLAEARDEARREAESGRKRTPGTAIALRNKEIELQDFYRGTSKARGTWRATRAAAGYSSAARRAGDRAGRQARLGGEAELSVARSALER is encoded by the coding sequence CGACAAGATGCTGGCGCGGATCGCCGCGCTGTTACGTCAGGCGGAGGGCACCGACAACGCCCATGAGGCGGACGCTTTCATGGCGGCGGCACAACGGCTGGCCACCGCCACCTCCATCGATCTGGCGGTGGCGCGGGCCCACTCCGCCAACCGGACCGCTGCGACGGCACCGGTGCAGCGCACCATCACCATCGGATCGCCCGGAACCAAGGGATTGCGCACCTATGTGCAGCTGTTCGTGGGGATCGCCGCCGCCAACGACGTGCGATGCGACGTGGCAATGAACTCCACCTACGTCTACGCCTACGGGTTCGCCGAGGACATCGACGCCACCCACGCCCTCTACGCGAGTCTGGTCGTTCAGATGGTGCGGGCCTCCGACGCCTACATCGCCACGGGTGCGCACCGCCCGACTCCCACCATCACCGCCCGGCTCAACTTTCACCTGGCGTTCGGGGCCCGGGTCGCCCAGCGGCTGGCCGAGGCGCGAGACGAGGCCCGGCGCGAGGCCGAGTCCGGCCGGAAAAGAACTCCCGGGACTGCGATCGCGTTGCGCAACAAAGAGATCGAACTGCAGGACTTCTACCGCGGCACCTCCAAGGCGCGTGGTACCTGGCGGGCCACTCGGGCGGCGGCGGGGTACTCCTCGGCGGCGCGACGGGCCGGCGATCGGGCCGGACGTCAAGCTCGACTGGGCGGTGAGGCCGAGCTGTCGGTGGCGCGGTCCGCGCTGGAGCGGTGA
- a CDS encoding TIGR04338 family metallohydrolase, whose protein sequence is MSGNAAERDGQRAKVYAAELFVRTLFDRAAETGTRSIDFFGAALTLPPEARFATVAAVERYVEDVMALPGVRDRWKDAAGLAVRTRRGTTAAHYEKVGAAGIIAVPDQRGGDWALRELVVLHEIAHHLCDARPAHGPQFVATFCELAEMVMGPESGYVLRVVFAKEGVR, encoded by the coding sequence GTGAGCGGCAACGCCGCGGAGCGCGACGGTCAGCGCGCCAAGGTCTATGCCGCGGAACTGTTCGTGCGCACCTTGTTCGACCGCGCTGCCGAGACCGGTACGCGCAGCATCGACTTCTTCGGCGCCGCGCTGACGCTGCCACCGGAGGCCCGTTTCGCGACGGTGGCGGCGGTTGAGCGGTACGTCGAGGACGTCATGGCCCTGCCGGGCGTGCGTGACCGGTGGAAGGACGCGGCGGGCCTGGCCGTGCGTACTCGCCGCGGCACCACTGCCGCACATTACGAAAAGGTCGGGGCGGCCGGCATTATCGCCGTGCCGGACCAGCGTGGCGGGGACTGGGCGCTGCGGGAACTGGTGGTGCTGCACGAGATCGCGCATCACCTGTGTGACGCCCGGCCGGCGCACGGCCCGCAGTTCGTTGCGACGTTCTGCGAGTTGGCCGAGATGGTGATGGGCCCGGAGTCGGGCTACGTGCTGCGGGTGGTGTTTGCCAAGGAAGGGGTGCGCTGA